One Streptomyces sp. CNQ-509 DNA window includes the following coding sequences:
- a CDS encoding sensor histidine kinase, which translates to MTASGEAVSEVSGGRRPVWWWARRRSMVLDVVLAAASAAECVAQGVPFARDAGLPLGFGIVLGLVAGSTLVLRRRWPIVPVLVGMAVTPAEMGFLLAVVGLYTLAASDIPRRITAALAGMSVSAVIIVTFVQMYQTFEEHDRDSPFVLAALVALLMSVGVTLPPLLFGLYVGARRRLVESLRERADGLERELSLLAERAEERAVWARREERTRIARDMHDVVAHRVSLMVVHAAALERVVLNDPEKAARNAALVGDMGRQALTELREMLGVLRMPAGSVSSPGSGAPGGGEAVVGAAAPGGAASGAAASGCTAAEAAGAGVAVAGAGADGADGAGVAGGGPEAASSAAGGAPAAVATDAGRPARGGPAAAGAAAARAGQRPRGAADADAGGPGPRLDDLEALIGESRAAGMAVDFAEEGDPGPYAAEVEQTVYRVVQEALTNVHKHAPGAKTRVLLAHRVAEVAVLVVNGPSDAASQSAGLPSGGNGLVGMRERVTGLGGGFVSAATDAGGFRVSAVLPSGT; encoded by the coding sequence ATGACCGCGTCGGGGGAAGCCGTGAGCGAGGTCTCCGGGGGGCGGAGGCCGGTCTGGTGGTGGGCGCGGCGCCGGTCGATGGTGCTGGACGTGGTGCTGGCGGCGGCGTCGGCCGCGGAGTGCGTGGCGCAGGGGGTGCCGTTCGCGCGGGACGCCGGGCTGCCCCTGGGGTTCGGGATCGTGCTGGGGCTCGTCGCGGGCAGCACGCTGGTGCTGCGGCGGCGGTGGCCGATCGTCCCGGTGCTGGTGGGCATGGCCGTCACGCCCGCGGAGATGGGCTTCCTGCTGGCCGTCGTCGGCCTCTACACCCTCGCCGCCTCCGACATCCCCCGGCGCATCACCGCGGCCCTGGCCGGGATGTCCGTCTCCGCCGTGATCATTGTCACGTTCGTGCAGATGTACCAGACCTTCGAGGAGCATGACCGCGACTCGCCCTTCGTGCTGGCCGCGCTCGTCGCGCTGCTGATGTCGGTCGGCGTGACGCTGCCGCCGCTGCTGTTCGGGCTGTACGTCGGCGCGCGGCGGCGGCTCGTGGAGAGCCTGCGGGAGCGGGCCGACGGTCTGGAGCGGGAGTTGTCGCTGCTCGCGGAGCGGGCGGAGGAGCGTGCGGTGTGGGCGCGGCGCGAGGAGCGGACGCGGATCGCGCGGGACATGCACGACGTGGTGGCGCACCGGGTGAGCCTGATGGTGGTGCACGCGGCGGCGCTGGAGCGGGTGGTGCTCAACGATCCGGAGAAGGCGGCGCGGAACGCGGCGCTGGTCGGGGACATGGGGCGGCAGGCGCTGACGGAGCTGCGGGAGATGCTGGGCGTGCTGCGGATGCCGGCGGGGTCGGTGTCGTCGCCGGGGAGCGGGGCGCCGGGCGGTGGCGAGGCCGTCGTCGGCGCCGCGGCGCCGGGTGGTGCGGCCTCCGGCGCTGCCGCGTCGGGCTGTACGGCCGCGGAGGCGGCCGGCGCCGGGGTCGCGGTGGCCGGTGCCGGGGCCGATGGGGCCGACGGGGCCGGGGTTGCCGGGGGCGGTCCGGAGGCCGCCTCCTCCGCGGCCGGCGGTGCCCCCGCCGCCGTGGCCACCGATGCCGGCCGCCCTGCGCGCGGCGGCCCGGCCGCGGCCGGGGCGGCGGCTGCCCGTGCCGGGCAGCGCCCGCGGGGCGCCGCAGACGCCGACGCCGGTGGTCCCGGGCCACGCCTGGACGATCTGGAAGCGCTCATCGGCGAGTCCCGCGCCGCCGGGATGGCCGTGGACTTCGCCGAGGAGGGCGACCCCGGCCCGTACGCCGCCGAGGTGGAGCAGACCGTCTACCGGGTCGTGCAGGAAGCGCTCACCAACGTCCACAAGCACGCCCCCGGTGCCAAGACCCGGGTGCTGCTCGCGCATCGCGTCGCCGAGGTGGCCGTGCTCGTGGTCAACGGCCCGTCCGACGCCGCCTCGCAGAGCGCCGGGCTGCCCAGCGGCGGCAACGGCCTGGTGGGCATGCGCGAGCGCGTGACGGGCCTGGGCGGCGGCTTCGTGTCGGCCGCGACGGACGCGGGCGGCTTCCGCGTCTCGGCCGTGCTGCCCAGCGGGACGTAG
- a CDS encoding SMI1/KNR4 family protein produces MTSGRRGTTVAPPNAAYAGQVVNFPDPVRAARHPRGVRVDADGYPDFSPYARAAAEIAEPPEGFGIDELRLTDYVSANAALHAQGHELWSTLPSVATPHGWTWHHVAGTRRMELVPADVKALLRHHGGLATAAVDQDKRGTRPLQETRPVHFTLPRDGAAVTEDQVMGVEEDLGYGLPGAYRDFLKAAGGCAPVGAALDPELGLLVDQPFFTVRDEAAVNDVVYVNKCLRDHLTKDYLGIAFLQGGVLALKTKGRRRGSVWFCPYDDARDQGDSGWSVAERVERLLLFCGEDFDAFLDRLVGGPPELETVANLMVDGGFARAVPVEG; encoded by the coding sequence ATGACGTCAGGTCGGCGAGGAACGACCGTCGCACCGCCGAACGCGGCATACGCCGGGCAGGTCGTGAACTTCCCGGACCCGGTCCGGGCCGCCAGACACCCCCGCGGCGTGCGTGTGGACGCCGACGGTTACCCGGACTTCTCCCCGTACGCGCGCGCGGCGGCGGAGATCGCCGAGCCCCCCGAGGGCTTCGGCATCGACGAGCTGCGGCTGACGGACTACGTGTCGGCGAACGCGGCGCTGCACGCGCAGGGCCACGAGCTGTGGTCGACGCTGCCGTCGGTGGCGACGCCGCACGGCTGGACCTGGCACCACGTGGCGGGCACCCGCCGGATGGAGCTGGTGCCCGCCGATGTGAAGGCGCTGCTGCGGCACCACGGCGGGCTGGCGACGGCGGCCGTCGACCAGGACAAGCGCGGCACGCGCCCGCTGCAGGAGACGCGGCCGGTGCATTTCACCCTTCCGCGTGACGGCGCGGCGGTCACCGAGGACCAGGTGATGGGTGTCGAGGAGGATCTCGGCTACGGGCTGCCGGGCGCGTACCGCGACTTCCTCAAGGCGGCGGGCGGCTGCGCGCCGGTCGGCGCGGCGCTCGATCCGGAGCTGGGGCTGCTGGTGGACCAGCCGTTCTTCACCGTGCGCGACGAGGCGGCGGTCAACGACGTGGTCTACGTGAACAAGTGCCTGCGCGACCATCTGACGAAGGACTATCTGGGCATCGCGTTCCTGCAGGGCGGGGTGCTGGCGCTGAAGACGAAGGGCCGCAGGCGCGGCAGCGTGTGGTTCTGCCCGTACGACGACGCCCGCGACCAGGGCGACTCGGGCTGGTCGGTCGCGGAGCGGGTGGAACGGCTGCTGCTGTTCTGCGGGGAGGACTTCGACGCCTTCCTCGACCGGCTGGTGGGCGGCCCGCCGGAGTTGGAGACCGTGGCGAATCTGATGGTGGACGGCGGCTTCGCGCGCGCCGTGCCGGTGGAGGGGTGA
- a CDS encoding sodium:solute symporter, which produces MTEGAMLIAFASVIGGTSLLALAARRFQRYDTLPSLEGWALADRSLGPVWTWLLLGGTVFTAYTFAAVPGLVYGQGAYGFFALPYTVIVWPLAFLLLPRLWSVARRHGYVTVADFVRGRYGSPPLALVVALTGILATMPYLALQLLGIRAVLTAGGLYPRGAAGDLLMVALFAGLAVATYHHGLRAPTVISAMKGVAIFCSVFAAVALVLSRLGGPGAVFETAARELAARGAADASLALAADQHAAYATLALGSALALLMYPHVLTAIFAASGPDTLRRVSIALPAWTGVLGLFGMLGIAALAAGVDAPRGAAESAVGLLVDDLMPAALAGLVFGAITVGALVPAAVMSIAAATSFVRNVYVEYFHPTATPKRQVRIARVVSLTAKVGAVAFVFGLRDQDAINLQLLGGVWILQILPAVAIGLFTRWLHHRALLAGWAAGMSAGTYLVVHEGFSPVVPFDVGGHELEVYAGLAALVLNLAVAVTVTAALDRIGTPRGTDTTALPSRLIIRHRPEGGASSS; this is translated from the coding sequence ATGACCGAGGGTGCCATGCTCATCGCCTTCGCGTCGGTCATCGGCGGCACGTCGCTCCTGGCCCTGGCCGCGCGGAGGTTCCAGCGGTACGACACTCTGCCCTCGCTGGAGGGGTGGGCCCTGGCCGACCGCAGCCTGGGTCCGGTGTGGACCTGGCTGCTACTGGGCGGCACGGTGTTCACCGCGTACACCTTCGCCGCCGTACCGGGCCTGGTGTACGGCCAGGGTGCGTACGGGTTCTTCGCACTGCCCTACACGGTGATCGTCTGGCCGCTGGCCTTCCTGCTGCTCCCCCGGCTGTGGTCGGTGGCCCGGCGCCACGGCTACGTGACCGTGGCCGACTTCGTCCGTGGGCGCTACGGCTCGCCCCCGCTGGCCCTGGTGGTCGCCCTCACCGGGATCCTGGCGACCATGCCGTACCTGGCGCTCCAGCTTCTGGGCATTCGTGCGGTGCTGACAGCCGGCGGGCTGTATCCACGCGGAGCGGCCGGGGATCTGCTGATGGTCGCGCTGTTCGCGGGGCTGGCCGTGGCGACCTACCACCACGGGCTGCGGGCCCCGACCGTGATCTCAGCGATGAAAGGTGTGGCGATCTTCTGTTCGGTCTTCGCCGCCGTGGCGCTGGTGCTGTCCCGGCTGGGCGGGCCGGGTGCCGTGTTCGAGACCGCGGCACGGGAGCTGGCCGCACGCGGGGCCGCCGACGCCTCCTTGGCTCTCGCCGCCGATCAGCACGCAGCGTACGCCACTCTGGCGCTGGGCTCGGCGCTGGCACTGCTGATGTACCCGCATGTACTCACCGCGATCTTCGCCGCCTCCGGGCCGGACACCCTGCGCCGGGTGTCCATCGCGCTACCCGCCTGGACCGGGGTGCTCGGCCTGTTCGGGATGCTCGGCATCGCGGCGCTCGCCGCGGGTGTCGACGCCCCACGGGGTGCCGCCGAGAGCGCTGTCGGCCTGCTGGTGGATGACCTCATGCCCGCCGCCCTGGCCGGACTGGTCTTCGGAGCGATCACCGTGGGAGCGCTGGTACCGGCGGCGGTGATGTCGATCGCGGCGGCGACCTCCTTCGTCCGTAACGTCTACGTCGAGTACTTCCATCCGACCGCCACGCCCAAGCGCCAGGTGCGGATCGCCCGAGTGGTGTCGCTGACCGCCAAGGTGGGCGCAGTCGCCTTCGTGTTCGGGCTACGCGACCAGGACGCGATCAATCTCCAGCTACTGGGCGGGGTCTGGATCCTGCAGATCCTCCCCGCCGTCGCCATCGGGCTGTTCACCCGCTGGCTGCACCACCGTGCCCTGCTGGCGGGCTGGGCCGCAGGGATGTCCGCCGGTACGTACCTGGTCGTGCACGAGGGCTTCTCCCCCGTCGTCCCGTTCGACGTGGGCGGACACGAGCTGGAGGTCTACGCCGGCCTCGCTGCCCTCGTTCTCAACCTCGCGGTCGCCGTGACCGTCACCGCGGCCCTGGACCGTATCGGCACACCCCGTGGTACTGACACCACAGCGCTACCGTCCCGCCTGATCATCAGGCATCGCCCCGAAGGGGGAGCGAGCAGCTCATGA
- a CDS encoding YwqJ-related putative deaminase, which yields MGTGTGPAADPRTDWRDTAPGDGVPRLTSRRDGVLPAVGAALSVRGQTLTCTAGRADQGPLLHPLVQDFLDTLSSGRRERFTGRCPEAVLLSRHLTAVEAGRSKRAARKPLSAGEARRALKQAKITARHIREDGDPLHGRYAPPCRSCTALLTHFGVRTVGDAHAED from the coding sequence ATGGGGACGGGGACGGGCCCGGCGGCCGACCCCCGCACAGACTGGCGCGACACGGCGCCCGGCGACGGTGTGCCACGCCTCACCAGCCGGCGGGACGGCGTCCTGCCGGCCGTCGGCGCCGCCCTCTCCGTCCGCGGCCAGACCCTCACCTGCACGGCGGGCCGCGCCGACCAGGGCCCCCTGCTCCACCCACTGGTGCAGGACTTCCTCGACACGCTCAGCAGCGGCCGCCGCGAGCGGTTCACCGGGCGCTGCCCCGAAGCCGTGCTGCTCTCGCGGCACCTGACGGCCGTCGAGGCGGGCCGCAGCAAGCGCGCCGCGCGCAAGCCGCTGTCGGCGGGAGAGGCGCGCCGGGCACTGAAGCAGGCGAAGATCACCGCCCGCCACATCCGCGAGGACGGCGACCCGCTGCACGGGCGGTACGCGCCGCCCTGCCGCTCCTGCACCGCCCTCCTCACCCACTTCGGCGTGCGCACCGTGGGCGATGCGCACGCCGAGGACTGA
- a CDS encoding SUKH-4 family immunity protein — translation MVTFAQAQERADSWINGGVPQQRRREVKVREFDLGFVAWAEIPAGDGMPEGSGARMVIARDSGDTTLWPALPVGEVIRRFEEEYGGEEAAAPRGAQPGERVDLGATSFLLTPPEWLQEAADQIGIPRRDSGSSGSSGSAGSGRSGGRHAAAPAPAPSPVPPAAASSASSPSPVPAPASGPGAPAAQGSSGAPYGAGGSGPASPYAAGGAGASGASSGSVGPRVDPTAPAAAAPTPWNDTNSRGDDDAASVPLPETVLSASLPDTPPPSGPYPPPPGGGSYPGAPGPHSGAGAPPAPGSGSYPGAPAPPGGTAAPGATPPPAPGAPPAPGSGNYPGAPGTPPPGAPAPAPPGAPNAVGASGSTGTPAPPGAPNTPGAPSAPGAPGTPPGAPGAPAAPGAPSAPGAPGAPSAPGAPGVPGAPSTPPAPQTPSAPPAGPGGGAADIAEQATSKATPIPPPLKGKRAPGGQGVPPPPGAPGTPGAGRGSGSSAPPPPSAPGAPGAGNAYIPTQLVSQVDPGASAGGAPPGPPSPPGAPGVPGAPAAPPAPGAPGAPGAPGGPGAPSTPPPPAPGQPAPPPGGAPFAPGAPGAPGAPPAAGPAPFPPGAPGAAPAGPVPGAPGMPPPGAPQPAGYGYPPPGVPTVGPGYLAVLRYRAQDGSEQQVMRRSAPGTAHPEWQILHELRGMGVPPQQVLELHTELEPCDLPGGYCSRMIRETWPQVRLSHTASYGRDHASRQQGMQQLIEHQGELHQVADGPARPRPQRVPLPPPGQIPVLPPLPPEGLGHELYQAFGPQGVFRYDQRAVARQGVPDIVAQTLVWAGLPMDFGPFFWGQAQPGRPVPTLAELAAERGVQAASDAGSYLVMGNDFGRQMCVQYGTAHIVAVPLEAAPGGGSAPPQFVNTGLPEFVRCLAMLGHMWRMRFGLTPDQAGRWTVDFQSQLVAIDPAALQGPDHWWSVVLEQLWDGLL, via the coding sequence ATGGTCACCTTCGCACAGGCGCAGGAGCGCGCCGACTCGTGGATCAACGGCGGGGTGCCGCAGCAGCGGCGCCGCGAGGTCAAGGTGCGGGAGTTCGATCTGGGCTTCGTGGCCTGGGCCGAGATCCCGGCGGGCGACGGGATGCCGGAGGGCTCGGGGGCGCGCATGGTCATCGCGCGCGACTCGGGCGACACGACGCTGTGGCCCGCGCTGCCGGTCGGCGAGGTGATCCGGCGCTTCGAGGAGGAGTACGGCGGCGAGGAGGCGGCGGCGCCGCGGGGCGCGCAGCCGGGGGAGCGCGTGGATTTGGGGGCGACGTCGTTCCTGCTGACGCCGCCGGAGTGGCTGCAGGAGGCGGCGGACCAGATCGGCATTCCGCGGCGCGACTCGGGGTCTTCGGGGTCGTCCGGGTCCGCCGGGTCCGGCAGGTCGGGCGGCCGGCACGCGGCTGCGCCTGCTCCTGCGCCTTCTCCGGTGCCCCCGGCCGCCGCGTCATCCGCGTCTTCCCCGTCGCCCGTCCCGGCGCCGGCTTCGGGCCCGGGTGCGCCTGCGGCGCAGGGGAGTTCGGGTGCGCCGTACGGGGCCGGGGGTTCCGGTCCCGCTTCGCCGTACGCGGCCGGGGGCGCCGGTGCGTCGGGGGCCTCCTCCGGGTCGGTGGGCCCGCGGGTGGACCCGACGGCGCCCGCGGCGGCGGCGCCGACCCCGTGGAACGACACCAACTCCCGCGGCGACGACGACGCGGCCTCCGTGCCGCTGCCGGAGACGGTCCTCTCCGCTTCGCTTCCCGACACCCCGCCGCCGAGCGGCCCGTACCCGCCCCCGCCCGGTGGCGGCAGCTACCCCGGCGCGCCGGGCCCGCACTCGGGCGCGGGCGCTCCGCCCGCCCCCGGCTCCGGCAGCTACCCCGGCGCCCCGGCGCCGCCCGGCGGGACCGCGGCCCCCGGCGCCACGCCTCCTCCGGCCCCCGGCGCCCCACCCGCCCCCGGCTCCGGCAACTACCCCGGTGCGCCGGGCACCCCGCCCCCGGGCGCCCCCGCCCCGGCACCGCCGGGCGCCCCGAACGCCGTGGGAGCCTCTGGATCCACGGGCACCCCCGCCCCGCCGGGAGCCCCGAACACCCCCGGTGCCCCGAGCGCACCGGGCGCACCGGGCACTCCGCCCGGCGCCCCCGGGGCCCCCGCGGCCCCCGGTGCCCCGAGCGCACCGGGCGCACCGGGCGCCCCCTCCGCACCCGGGGCCCCCGGCGTCCCGGGCGCGCCCAGCACCCCGCCCGCCCCCCAGACCCCCTCCGCCCCGCCCGCCGGCCCCGGCGGCGGGGCCGCCGACATCGCCGAGCAGGCCACCAGCAAGGCCACCCCCATCCCGCCGCCGCTCAAGGGCAAGCGGGCCCCCGGCGGTCAGGGCGTACCGCCGCCGCCCGGTGCCCCCGGCACGCCCGGCGCCGGCCGCGGCTCCGGTTCCTCGGCGCCGCCCCCGCCGTCCGCCCCGGGCGCCCCGGGCGCCGGCAACGCGTACATCCCGACCCAGCTCGTGTCGCAGGTCGACCCGGGTGCCTCCGCGGGCGGCGCACCCCCGGGCCCGCCCTCACCCCCCGGCGCACCGGGCGTCCCGGGCGCGCCCGCCGCCCCACCGGCACCCGGAGCACCTGGAGCGCCCGGAGCCCCTGGCGGCCCGGGGGCACCCAGCACACCCCCGCCCCCCGCGCCCGGCCAGCCCGCTCCGCCCCCCGGCGGCGCCCCCTTCGCGCCCGGCGCTCCGGGCGCCCCCGGCGCGCCCCCCGCCGCCGGTCCCGCCCCCTTCCCCCCGGGAGCCCCCGGAGCCGCCCCCGCAGGACCCGTACCCGGCGCGCCCGGCATGCCGCCCCCCGGCGCCCCGCAGCCCGCGGGCTACGGCTATCCGCCCCCCGGCGTCCCCACCGTCGGCCCCGGCTACCTCGCCGTCCTGCGCTACCGCGCCCAGGACGGCTCCGAGCAGCAGGTCATGCGCCGCTCCGCCCCCGGCACCGCCCACCCCGAGTGGCAGATCCTGCACGAGCTGCGCGGCATGGGCGTACCGCCGCAGCAGGTCCTGGAGCTGCACACCGAGCTGGAGCCCTGCGACCTGCCCGGCGGCTACTGCTCCCGCATGATCCGCGAGACCTGGCCGCAGGTGCGGCTGAGCCACACCGCCTCCTACGGCCGCGACCACGCCTCCCGGCAGCAGGGCATGCAGCAGCTCATCGAGCACCAGGGTGAGCTGCACCAGGTCGCCGACGGTCCGGCCCGGCCGCGGCCGCAGCGCGTGCCGCTGCCGCCGCCCGGGCAGATCCCCGTGCTGCCGCCGCTGCCGCCCGAGGGGCTGGGGCACGAGCTGTACCAGGCGTTCGGGCCGCAGGGCGTGTTCCGGTACGACCAGCGGGCCGTGGCCCGGCAGGGCGTGCCGGACATCGTGGCGCAGACGCTCGTGTGGGCCGGGCTGCCGATGGACTTCGGCCCGTTCTTCTGGGGCCAGGCGCAGCCGGGCCGGCCGGTGCCGACGCTGGCGGAGCTGGCGGCGGAGCGGGGTGTGCAGGCGGCGTCCGACGCCGGTTCGTACCTCGTGATGGGCAACGACTTCGGCCGCCAGATGTGCGTCCAGTACGGCACCGCGCACATCGTCGCCGTGCCGCTGGAGGCGGCGCCCGGCGGGGGCAGCGCGCCGCCGCAGTTCGTGAACACGGGGCTGCCGGAGTTCGTGCGCTGCCTGGCGATGCTCGGCCACATGTGGCGGATGCGCTTCGGGCTCACGCCGGACCAGGCGGGGCGCTGGACGGTCGACTTCCAGTCGCAGCTCGTGGCGATCGACCCGGCGGCCCTCCAGGGCCCCGACCACTGGTGGTCGGTCGTGCTCGAACAGCTCTGGGACGGCCTGTTGTAA
- the glmU gene encoding bifunctional UDP-N-acetylglucosamine diphosphorylase/glucosamine-1-phosphate N-acetyltransferase GlmU: MTANRPAAVVVLAAGEGTRMKSATPKVLHRICGRSLVGHVVAAAGELDPEHLVVVVGHGREAVTAHLGEIAPQARAVVQREQNGTGHAVRIALEELAGSGVALDGTVVVVCGDTPLLAGETLDRLASAHGADGNAVTVLTAEVPDATGYGRIVREDATGAVTGIVEHKDASAAQREIREINSGVFAFDAKLLASALTQVRRDNSQGEEYLTDVLGILRSAGHRVGASPAADHREILGINNRVQLAEACRLLNDSLLRDAMLAGVTVVDPASTWFDVAVTYEPDAVVHPQTQLLGATHLGAGAEVGPGSTLTDTVVGAGARVLNTVADGAEIGPGANVGPYTYLRAGTRLGAGAKAGTYVEMKNADVGAGTKVPHLSYVGDATIGEYTNIGAASVFVNYDGVAKHHTTIGSHCRTGADNMLVAPVTIGDGAYTAAGSVITKDVPPGSLAVARGQQRNIEGWVARKRPGSAAARAAEAARREGAAEDEGAGQAG; this comes from the coding sequence GTGACCGCGAACCGCCCCGCAGCCGTCGTCGTACTCGCCGCGGGCGAAGGCACCCGAATGAAGTCCGCGACCCCCAAGGTCCTGCACCGCATCTGTGGTCGCTCGCTCGTCGGGCACGTCGTCGCCGCCGCCGGAGAGCTGGACCCCGAGCATCTGGTCGTCGTCGTCGGGCATGGCCGGGAGGCCGTCACCGCGCATCTCGGGGAGATCGCGCCGCAGGCGCGGGCCGTGGTGCAGCGGGAGCAGAACGGGACCGGGCACGCCGTGCGGATCGCGCTGGAGGAACTGGCCGGGAGCGGCGTGGCGCTGGACGGGACCGTCGTGGTCGTGTGCGGTGATACGCCCCTGCTCGCCGGCGAGACACTGGACCGGCTCGCCTCGGCGCACGGCGCCGACGGGAACGCCGTGACGGTGCTGACCGCCGAGGTGCCGGACGCGACCGGGTACGGGCGGATCGTGCGGGAGGACGCGACCGGGGCCGTGACCGGGATCGTGGAGCACAAGGACGCCTCCGCCGCGCAGCGGGAGATCCGGGAGATCAACTCCGGGGTGTTCGCGTTCGACGCGAAGCTGCTGGCGTCCGCGCTGACGCAGGTGCGGCGGGACAACAGCCAGGGCGAGGAGTATCTGACCGACGTGCTGGGGATCCTGCGCTCCGCGGGGCACCGGGTGGGTGCGTCGCCGGCCGCCGACCACCGGGAGATCCTGGGCATCAACAACCGGGTGCAGTTGGCCGAGGCGTGCCGGCTGCTCAACGACAGCCTGCTGCGGGACGCGATGCTGGCCGGGGTGACGGTGGTGGATCCGGCGTCGACGTGGTTCGACGTGGCGGTGACGTATGAGCCGGACGCGGTGGTGCATCCGCAGACGCAGCTCCTGGGGGCGACGCACCTGGGTGCCGGTGCCGAGGTGGGGCCGGGGTCGACGCTGACGGACACGGTGGTCGGCGCGGGTGCGCGGGTGCTCAACACCGTGGCGGACGGGGCGGAGATCGGGCCGGGGGCGAACGTGGGTCCGTACACGTATCTGCGGGCGGGGACGCGGCTGGGTGCGGGGGCGAAGGCGGGGACGTACGTGGAGATGAAGAACGCGGACGTGGGCGCGGGGACGAAGGTGCCGCATCTGTCGTACGTGGGGGACGCGACGATCGGCGAGTACACGAACATCGGTGCCGCGAGCGTGTTCGTCAACTATGACGGGGTGGCGAAGCACCACACGACGATCGGGAGTCACTGCCGTACGGGCGCGGACAACATGCTTGTTGCGCCCGTCACAATCGGGGACGGGGCGTACACCGCCGCGGGGTCGGTGATCACGAAGGACGTGCCGCCGGGTTCGCTGGCCGTGGCGCGGGGTCAGCAGCGCAACATCGAGGGCTGGGTGGCCCGTAAGCGCCCCGGGAGCGCGGCGGCGCGGGCGGCCGAGGCGGCCCGCCGGGAGGGTGCGGCGGAGGACGAGGGCGCCGGTCAGGCGGGGTGA
- a CDS encoding SUKH-3 domain-containing protein, giving the protein MVPSDPRDLAAHHTRFPVEVDSALRAAGWEPGRWDIRQAETWADTLRAHVSSGGHVHAVFPAAVEAWAEFGGLRVVGEGPGRQLGPADLHVDPMHGLHLTRTLADLGRALRTELCPLGAELAPDGSTAQAVLAVDAEGRGYALDHAGDWFLGRSVDEALVTLVTGLEPQRLTPEPD; this is encoded by the coding sequence GTGGTCCCCTCGGACCCGCGCGACCTGGCCGCGCACCACACGCGCTTCCCGGTCGAGGTCGACAGCGCGCTGCGCGCGGCCGGCTGGGAGCCGGGCCGGTGGGACATACGGCAGGCGGAGACCTGGGCCGACACGCTGCGGGCCCATGTGTCGTCCGGCGGCCACGTGCACGCGGTCTTCCCGGCGGCGGTCGAGGCGTGGGCGGAGTTCGGCGGCCTGCGGGTCGTCGGCGAGGGCCCCGGCCGCCAGTTGGGCCCGGCGGACCTGCACGTGGACCCGATGCACGGGCTGCACCTCACGCGCACCCTCGCGGACCTGGGCCGCGCCCTCCGGACGGAGCTGTGCCCGCTGGGCGCGGAGCTGGCCCCGGACGGGAGCACGGCACAGGCGGTGCTGGCGGTCGACGCCGAGGGCAGGGGGTACGCCCTGGATCACGCCGGGGACTGGTTCCTGGGCAGGTCCGTGGACGAGGCGCTGGTGACTCTGGTGACCGGCCTCGAACCGCAGCGCCTGACGCCGGAGCCGGACTGA
- a CDS encoding RNA polymerase sigma factor yields MKRTRPGARPVPAQSRPSVPPTHAGAGAPADRTDRNPADGAQPLTASADLDREAAIARLFDLHYTPMLRLAALLGADDPENIVAEAYYQIYRKWRKIRATDSAEAYLRSVVCNLTRMRIRHLQAARRHVEVPVGSVASAETSALLHDDQRALVSALQQLPARQREALVLRHWLGLKEGEIAQTMGISSGSVKTHTARGIAALTQALEARR; encoded by the coding sequence ATGAAACGGACCAGACCTGGCGCCCGCCCCGTCCCAGCGCAGTCGCGGCCCTCTGTACCTCCCACGCACGCCGGGGCGGGCGCCCCCGCGGACCGTACGGACCGGAACCCCGCAGACGGGGCTCAGCCCCTGACCGCCTCCGCGGACCTCGACCGCGAGGCCGCTATCGCGCGATTGTTCGACCTGCATTACACGCCGATGCTCCGCCTGGCCGCGCTGCTCGGCGCCGACGACCCGGAGAACATCGTGGCCGAGGCTTACTACCAGATATACCGTAAATGGCGTAAAATACGCGCCACTGATTCTGCTGAGGCGTACCTTCGCTCGGTCGTCTGCAATCTGACCCGGATGCGGATCCGACATCTGCAGGCAGCGCGCAGGCACGTCGAAGTGCCGGTCGGCTCGGTGGCGTCCGCGGAGACCTCGGCGCTCCTCCACGATGACCAGCGGGCGCTGGTCTCCGCGTTGCAGCAGCTTCCCGCACGGCAGCGCGAGGCGCTGGTTCTGCGCCACTGGCTCGGCCTCAAAGAGGGGGAGATAGCGCAGACCATGGGCATCTCGTCCGGTTCGGTCAAGACACACACCGCCCGCGGCATAGCCGCCCTCACTCAGGCATTGGAGGCCCGGCGATGA
- a CDS encoding DUF3311 domain-containing protein, translated as MLRLTVAGACLLAPAVALLWLPWYTREGPELMGVPFFYWYQFAWVPATSVLLLIAYLLLRRGDPRRSRPPVG; from the coding sequence GTGCTCCGGCTGACCGTGGCCGGCGCGTGTCTGCTGGCACCGGCTGTCGCCCTGCTCTGGCTCCCCTGGTACACACGTGAGGGGCCGGAGCTGATGGGGGTCCCGTTCTTCTACTGGTACCAGTTCGCCTGGGTGCCGGCCACCAGCGTTCTGCTGCTCATCGCCTATCTGCTGCTGCGCCGCGGGGACCCCCGGCGCTCGCGGCCCCCCGTCGGCTGA